GTGTTTGGTTCACGTGCTGTTATGTCCCCTGTGAGACGGTCCGGCCGTTCCATTATCACAGATCGCTCGAGTTTACGAACACGATTATTCCATTGTGACAGATCAGGTCGTGTATGTTCATGATCAAGGTTGCCGCAGTCTAGGACTCACCAGAGCCGGCTGAACACACAACGGCAACAGTACAATTTGCGTTGCGAATCACGTACTCCGCGCGATGGCTGAAGAATGCTCGCCGTGACACCAGTCGAAGGATGGCTCCCATAATGATGATGTCGTCGTCGAATGGAACAGCTCGTAGAGATCAAAGAGAGCGACGAAGACGAGTAGGCCACAGCATTACTCCCCTCGTTTTTGGTGCTATGGAACCTCTGACTGCACTGCCGTTTTGACGTCCTCCCAAACTGCCTCAATAGACTGTTCTCCATCGATTTCGATCAGTTCTCCAATGCCCCGATAGAACTCAATGAGTGGCTGTGTGTTTTCCTCATAGACGCGAAGCCGCTCGCGGGCGGTCTCTTCTTGATCATCTTCTCGGTGGTAGAGGTCGCCACCACATTCATTGCACGTCCCCGCCTCGGCAGGCGGGTTAAACTTGACGTGATAATTTGCACCGCAATTAGAACAGACCCGCCGCCCAGTGAGACGTTCGATGAGCACCTCCTTGTCGACCGCTAGGTAGAGAACGCCATCGAGGTCGGTAATCGAATCGAGATACTCGGCTTGGTCTTGATTTCGGGGATAGCCATCGAGTACAAACCCATCAGCAGCCTCCAGCTCTGCTTCGACGATTTCATTGACGACAGGGTCCGGAACGAGTTCTCCTTCGTCCATGTAGCTCGCGGGTGTCCCGTACTCGGTCTCCATGTGCTTGTTCGCGCGAAGCGCGTCGCCAGTCGTGACGTGGGCGAGATCGAATTCATCAACCAGTCGCTCGCACTGTGTCCCTTTCCCCGCGCCGGGGGCTCCGAGAATGATGAGTCGTGAGTCAGCCATACACGTAGTCGTCGCCGGGAACCCCTAAAACACTCCTGAAACGAGTTTATACCCAACGCGCTACAGTGCGAGTCCTATCTGTTCTCTCGGCCATCGAAATCCTGTTGCTAGAGTTCGAGTTCGGTCGCGCTATCACGTCGAATTGGATAACTTCGGGTTCGCCTGCGAGAAAGTCTTGAAGCGCCGCCTCGAACTCTTGAGAGTGCGTTGTTTGTGTATGTGCCTCGAAAGCCTCGGTGTTCACGTATTGTTCGAAGAATCGGATGACGTTCGGCTCCTATCTGCTCTGGCCAACTGAGCTATTACGACACATTACGGGACGAGAGCAAAGAATCGCTTATTCAGTAGCGGCTTTCAGATCGATCAGCTATCGACTCGAACCGCTGTATCCTTCCCAATGTCTCGAGTATCATCGAGTTCTGCGAATGCGGTATGGAGGCGGTGATAGGTCTCCTCGACGGCTTGGACGATGACTTTGGTATCCCCAATGACCGGCATAAAGTTCGTGTCACCTTCCCAACGAGGAACAATATGGGTGTGCAGGTGGTGTTCTATCGATCCACCGCTTCCACTCCCGAGGTTGAGCCCCGTATTGAATCCATCAGGATCGAATGCTGTTGTCATCGCTTCGAACGTCCGTGTCTTGAGTTGCGCATGGCCGAGCAGTACCTCGTCAGAAAGGTCCTCATACGCACCCGTATGTACGCGAGGGATCACCATGACATGTCCTGGATTATAGGGATAGTTGTTGAGCATGACGAACGCGTATTCGTTTTGAGCAACAATTAGATGCTCTCGATCTTCACCCCGTTCGGGGAATTCACAGAAGATACATTTCTCGACATCGGGATTCTTGTCCTCCCGCTCAATCCACTCGATACGCCACGGAGCAAAGATCTTGTCCATACCGTGGCTTCTCTGATCAACGATTTACCTCCTGTGAAAGACACGCAGTACCCTCATCGTGATCGGGCCCGCACTGCCGACAGGAGAACTCGATTTCGTCTTTCGTCGCGACCGCTACTTGACGGATTTTATGATATTGTCGCAAGATTGGAAGTTGGTAGGCACACATCATCCTTCTCTGTACAGCCCTAAGATTCTATTGCGGTCCTTTCGAAAAAATCGCTCAGATGCTCTTCGACGGACGGTACTTCATCATCGATTAAGCACACGAATAGCGATACGCGAGCGACGTTCCCATTACTCACACAACGCGTCAGTAACGATTTGTTCGTGATCGAAGCCCAGCTCGGGAAGGTTCCTAGGGTCGAACGTCTCCACTTGATAGGCTTCCTCTCGGGGTATCGGTGTTTGGTCACTAAG
This DNA window, taken from Natronorubrum tibetense GA33, encodes the following:
- a CDS encoding adenylate kinase — encoded protein: MADSRLIILGAPGAGKGTQCERLVDEFDLAHVTTGDALRANKHMETEYGTPASYMDEGELVPDPVVNEIVEAELEAADGFVLDGYPRNQDQAEYLDSITDLDGVLYLAVDKEVLIERLTGRRVCSNCGANYHVKFNPPAEAGTCNECGGDLYHREDDQEETARERLRVYEENTQPLIEFYRGIGELIEIDGEQSIEAVWEDVKTAVQSEVP
- a CDS encoding putative quinol monooxygenase codes for the protein MRFFEQYVNTEAFEAHTQTTHSQEFEAALQDFLAGEPEVIQFDVIARPNSNSSNRISMAERTDRTRTVARWV
- a CDS encoding HIT family protein, producing MDKIFAPWRIEWIEREDKNPDVEKCIFCEFPERGEDREHLIVAQNEYAFVMLNNYPYNPGHVMVIPRVHTGAYEDLSDEVLLGHAQLKTRTFEAMTTAFDPDGFNTGLNLGSGSGGSIEHHLHTHIVPRWEGDTNFMPVIGDTKVIVQAVEETYHRLHTAFAELDDTRDIGKDTAVRVDS